From one Humulus lupulus chromosome 8, drHumLupu1.1, whole genome shotgun sequence genomic stretch:
- the LOC133797517 gene encoding uncharacterized protein LOC133797517 isoform X1 codes for MGEHEAWAQPPSGLLPNGLLPNEAASVMRVLDSERWLKAEEKTEELIACIQPNPPSEKRRHAVADYVQRLITKCFPCQVFTFGSVPLKTYLPDGDIDLTAFSKNQNLKETWAHQVRDMLQIEEKNVNAEFHVKEVQYIQAEVKIIKCLVENIVVDISFEQLGGLCTLCFLEEVDHLINQKHLFKRSIILIKAWCYYESRILGAHHGLISTYALETLVLYIFHVFNNSFAGPLEVLYRFLEFFSKFDWENYCVSLWGPVPISSLPDVTAEPPRKDGGELLLSKLFLDACSSVYAVFPGGQENQGLPFVPKHFNVIDPLRVNNNLGRSVSKGNFFRIRSAFAFGAKRLARLLDCPKEDLFFEVNQFFMNTWERHGSGHRPDAPRNDLRLSNHDQLHGPDNIRSSTVSKNNGMLSTHESEDDSTHASRISNVSTVPHMQSQRNYGNSRNSDPIKKDISFNQVAQMDKGQRSLKSDNLVNDIQGRNPFARTHSSPELSDAYGEISSQGRRGRAPESGKSQTLSTRLDNTRRKNLESDTVASHGVRLTDDPLPVRHISSRQSNDTAVDSKSGSNSYQDESALGSMTDDFASVSGAQGMHQEEQDLVNMMASSSAHGFNGQVHYPLNLAPHHVPFPIPPSVLASMGYTQRNMAGMVPTNFPLIENPWGSTMQFSQGGVPPHLTHYFPGMGLTAPSPEDPPEPANENFGSVELNPGEGDHDFWHEQDRASTGGFDLDNGGFEILQSDDKQQASSSGYNFHPSRVGNSGGFMQVQPKLAKENHGPGREDLADDFQYHDNRGNEVFFDDRTVSSRSVSASHTGSLRSKTSSESSWEGSSAKVSKSTREKRGRKNVPFSVPSSTHGKEKSVSEHSSTQADDDNRDWNSLSPVATEIAERNTVPHSAASWQVPRHQIPGTEPAQTSGSDSLIPFAPMLLNPNSRQRAADNSVPFTFYATGPPVPFVTMLPVYNFPTDSGASDPSTSQFGADEVPDNSDSGQNFDSSEGLDQHVVSHTLNSMKRDTSLEPVEHKPDILNSDFASHWQNLQYGRFCQNSRYPAPMISPVMVPPFCLQGRVPWEGPGRPLSANMNLWTQLMGYGPRLVPVAAPLQTMSNRPVGVYQRYVEELPRYRSGTGTYLPSAKVSVRDRHSTSTRRGNYSYDRNDHHGDREGNWNVHPKSSRPSGRSHSRGQVEKPNARLDRLTTSESRSERPWSSHRHDSFSAYQSQNGPIRPNTTQGAHNNVPYGMYPLPGMNPSGVSSNGPGMPSVVMLYSYDHNSGYGTPSEQVEFGSLGPMGYPNEVSQLNEGSRLSGTFEEQRFQGSSAQQSSPDQPSSPHIQRNSSC; via the exons GTGTTTACATTTGGGTCTGTACCCCTGAAGACATATCTGCCTGATGGAGATATTGATTTAACAGCCTTTAGTAAGAATCAAAATTTGAAGGAGACATGGGCCCATCAGGTTCGGGATATGCTGCAAATTGAGGAGAAAAATGTGAATGCTGAATTTCATGTAAAGGAGGTTCAGTACATTCAGGCTGAG GTGAAGATAATTAAATGCCTGGTGGAAAACATTGTGGTAGATATATCTTTCGAACAGCTTGGGGGATTGTGCACCCTTTGTTTCCTTGAGGAG GTTGATCATCTAATAAACCAAAAACATTTATTCAAACGTAGCATTATACTGATTAAAGCTTGGTGCTATTACGAAAGTCGTATACTTGGTGCTCATCATGGACTAATCTCAACTTACGCCTTGGAAACCTTGGTTCTTTATATATTTCATGTTTTTAACAATTCTTTTGCTGGACCTCTTGAG GTTCTTTACCGTTTTCTAGAGTTTTTTAGCAAGTTTGACTGGGAAAATTATTGTGTTAGTCTTTGGGGTCCTGTGCCCATTAGTTCTCTCCCAGATGTAACAG CGGAACCTCCTCGAAAAGATGGTGGAGAGTTACTACTAAGCAAGTTATTTCTTGATGCTTGTAGCTCAGTGTATGCTGTCTTCCCTGGTGGACAAGAAAATCAAGGACTGCCTTTTGTCCCCAAGCACTTCAATGTTATTGATCCTTTGCGTGTAAATAACAACCTGGGACGTAGTGTCAGTAAAG GTAACTTCTTTAGAATACGTAGTGCATTTGCATTTGGAGCTAAAAGGCTAGCTAGATTACTTGATTGCCCAAAAGAGGATCTATTTTTTGAAGTAAATCAGTTTTTTATGAACACTTGGGAAAGACATGGCAGTGGCCATCGTCCTGATGCACCAAGGAATGATTTGAGATTATCAAATCACGACCAGTTACATGGACCTGATAATATCAGAAGCAGCACAGTGAGCAAAAATAATGGGATGTTATCTACTCATGAGTCTGAAGATGACAGTACTCATGCTTCCAGAATTAGTAATGTCTCTACAGTACCTCATATGCAAAGCCAAAGGAATTATGGGAATTCAAGGAACTCTGATCCGATTAAGAAAGATATTAGTTTTAACCAGGTTGCACAAATGGATAAAGGCCAGAGGAGTTTGAAATCTGATAACTTGGTCAATGATATACAGGGCAGGAATCCTTTTGCGAGGACGCATTCTAGTCCTGAACTTTCTGATGCATATGGTGAAATCTCTTCTCAAGGTAGGCGGGGTAGAGCCCCAGAAAGTGGGAAGAGCCAAACTTTATCAACTAGGTTGGATAATACCAGGAGGAAGAATCTAGAATCTGATACAGTTGCAAGTCATGGTGTCAGACTGACTGATGATCCTTTACCTGTCAGACACATCTCTTCCCGTCAAAGTAATGATACTGCTGTTGATTCTAAAAGTGGTTCAAACAGCTACCAAGATGAGTCAGCCTTGGGGTCCATGACTGATGATTTTGCTTCTGTTTCGGGGGCCCAAGGGATGCATCAGGAGGAGCAAGATCTTGTGAACATGATGGCATCTTCATCGGCTCATGGTTTCAATGGACAGGTTCATTATCCACTGAATTTAGCTCCTCATCATGTTCCATTTCCAATCCCTCCTTCCGTCCTAGCTTCAATGGGGTATACTCAGAGAAATATGGCTGGGATGGTTCCTACAAATTTTCCATTGATTGAGAATCCATGGGGCTCAACTATGCAATTTTCACAAGGTGGTGTTCCACCACATTTGACCCATTATTTTCCTGGCATGGGATTGACTGCCCCAAGTCCAGAAGATCCCCCGGAACCTGCTAATGAAAATTTTGGTTCTGTGGAATTGAATCCAGGGGAGGGTGATCATGATTTTTGGCATGAGCAGGACAGGGCCTCTACTGGAGGATTTGATCTAGATAATGGAGGCTTCGAGATACTTCAGTCTGATGATAAGCAACAAGCATCCTCATCTGGGTATAACTTTCATCCTTCTCGAGTTGGCAACTCTGGAGGTTTTATGCAAGTCCAACCAAAGCTTGCTAAAGAGAACCATGGTCCAGGAAGAGAAGATCTTGCAGATGATTTTCAGTATCATGATAACCGTGGCAATGAAGTTTTCTTTGATGATAGAACTGTAAGTTCAAGGTCTGTGTCTGCCTCACATACTGGTTCTTTGAGAAGTAAAACTTCTTCAGAGAGTTCATGGGAAGGATCGTCAGCAAAAGTCTCAAAGTCAACTAGGGAAAAACGGGGAAGAAAAAATGTTCCTTTTTCAGTGCCATCTTCTACTCATGGGAAGGAGAAGAGTGTATCTGAACATTCTTCTACTCAGGCAGATGATGACAACAGAGATTGGAATTCATTGTCACCTGTAGCCACAGAAATAGCAGAGAGAAACACAGTACCTCATTCTGCTGCTTCCTGGCAAGTTCCAAGGCATCAAATTCCAGGAACCGAACCAGCTCAGACGAGTGGATCTGATTCTTTAATACCCTTTGCTCCAATGCTTTTAAACCCTAACTCACGACAGAGAGCTGCGGATAATTCTGTTCCCTTTACATTTTATGCTACAGGACCACCTGTTCCATTTGTTACGATGCTTCCAGTGTATAATTTTCCAACTGATTCAGGGGCTTCAGATCCATCAACGAGCCAGTTTGGTGCAGATGAAGTACCAGATAACAGTGATTCTGGTCAAAATTTTGACTCTTCTGAGGGACTTGATCAACATGTAGTGTCACATACTTTAAATTCTATGAAAAGGGATACTTCTCTTGAGCCGGTGGAACATAAGCCCGACATTCTCAATAGTGACTTCGCTAGCCATTGGCAAAATTTGCAATACGGACGGTTTTGTCAAAATTCACGGTATCCTGCACCTATGATATCACCTGTTATGGTGCCTCCTTTTTGTTTACAGGGACGAGTACCATGGGAAGGTCCTGGAAGACCACTCTCTGCCAACATGAATCTCTGGACCCAGCTTATGGGCTATGGGCCTcgtcttgttcctgttgctgcacCTCTCCAAACCATGTCAAATAGACCTGTCGGTGTTTATCAACGTTATGTTGAGGAATTGCCGAGATATCGTAGTGGAACTGGGACATACCTACCAAGTGCT AAGGTTTCAGTAAGGGATCGCCATTCTACTAGTACAAGAAGGGGGAATTACAGTTATGATAGAAACGACCACCATGGTGATAGAGAGGGGAACTGGAATGTCCATCCAAAATCATCGCGACCTTCTGGGCGTAGCCACAGTCGTGGTCAGGTTGAAAAACCAAATGCAAGATTGGATCGTTTGACAACAAGTGAGAGCCGAAGTGAAAGGCCATGGAGCTCACATAGGCATGACTCCTTCTCTGCATACCAGTCTCAAAATGGTCCTATTCGCCCGAATACTACCCAAGGTGCTCATAACAATGTGCCATATGGCATGTATCCATTGCCAGGGATGAACCCAAGCGGGGTGTCATCAAATGGACCTGGCATGCCATCTGTTGTAATGCTGTATTCTTATGACCACAATTCTGGCTATGGAACACCTTCAGAGCAGGTTGAGTTTGGCTCTCTTGGACCAATGGGCTATCCAAATGAAGTATCACAACTAAATGAGGGAAGTCGATTGAGTGGTACATTTGAGGAACAAAGATTTCAGGGTAGCTCTGCTCAACAGTCTTCACCTGATCAGCCTTCCTCACCTCACATACAGAG AAATAGTAGCTGCTGA